The following proteins are co-located in the Solenopsis invicta isolate M01_SB chromosome 7, UNIL_Sinv_3.0, whole genome shotgun sequence genome:
- the LOC120358338 gene encoding uncharacterized protein LOC120358338 has protein sequence MNVSAVARIEALNKENYDTWRMHMEALLIKNDSWQYVNGDIVKPEPDVNNAETVRTWEKNDAKAKSDIILSIGASELKQIKGCSTSREIWLKLERIYASKGPARKATLFKTLMLQRMGPGMDIRDVTSDNSLTLLTNYLK, from the coding sequence ATGAATGTGTCAGCAGTCGCACGAATCGAAGCTCtgaataaagaaaattacgACACATGGCGAATGCACATGGAAGCGTTGTTAATAAAGAACGATTCGTGGCAATATGTGAACGGCGACATTGTGAAACCGGAACCGGACGTAAATAACGCGGAAACAGTGAGGACATGGGAAAAAAATGATGCGAAAGCTAAATCCGACATCATCTTGTCAATAGGCGCTTCAgaattgaaacaaataaaaggGTGCAGTACGTCGCGAGAAATTTGGCTGAAGCTGGAAAGAATCTACGCTTCAAAAGGACCAGCACGAAAGGCGACGTTGTTTAAAACATTGATGTTGCAACGGATGGGACCCGGAATGGACATACGTGACGTCACCTCAGACAATTCTTTGACACTGCTGACAAATTATCTGAAATGA
- the LOC105202636 gene encoding uncharacterized protein LOC105202636 — protein MGWLSPVIIAAKIFIQTLWLQQLEWDQPVSLTEERVWQRLRDELPLLEQVRVPRWIQISTAGSHAEVHGFADASERAYAAAVNLRVADQESRHSFLLQAKTKVAPVRPISLPRLELCAAALLAKLTVHVTTVMKLTSVPLHLWTDSTVTLTWLKDCASRGLSPKDLLEPSLWWSGPTWLTEEAECPFKEDSPSPPSPLPDERLQIHATTVDPEEGQDTPLLQRFSKLHRLLRMTAWCCRWLEAIRTRHTSSFSGGSLPRRSLLVKLIPFKDEHGIIRVGGRLKHAVLYPDKRHPVILPRGSHFTMLVIEACHQKTLHGGVQLTLGQLRQRYWVPGGRLEIRRLIHRCIPCMRWRVASPQPPMSKLPKSRVRPFTHTGVDYAGPVLVRTAAGRGHKSKKVFFCIFICLATRAVHLELVSDYSTDACIAVFRRFVSRHGMCQSMYSDRGTNFVGADAQLRALFQAAVEDNRQLVELLASKGVEWRFNPPAAPHFGGLIRRPADLAALTPGHFLTGAALTSVPEPSLSCESLNHLTRWQCLQRMRDDFWNKWSREYLQTLNARTKWWKPKINPDVGELIRGEQTPRVVGLWHGSRLYILVTTDRFAWSPFGPHLPH, from the exons ATGGGCTGGCTTTCACCGGTGATCATAGCTGCGAAGATCTTCATTCAGACACTGTGGCTACAACAACTTGAGTGGGACCAACCTGTCTCTTTAACAGAAGAACGAGTGTGGCAGCGATTGCGCGACGAGTTACCTTTACTCGAGCAAGTACGCGTACCACGCTGGATACAAATTAGCACGGCGGGTAGTCACGCTGAGGTGCACGGATTTGCAGATGCTTCAGAGCGAGCATATGCAGCGGCTGTAAATCTCCGGGTTGCAGATCAAGAAAGTCGACATTCTTTTTTACTTCAGGCTAAAACCAAGGTAGCTCCAGTGCGGCCGATATCGCTTCCTCGTCTAGAACTCTGCGCGGCCGCTCTCTTAGCAAAGCTAACAGTTCACGTGACGACGGTCATGAAATTGACGTCTGTGCCTCTTCATCTCTGGACCGACTCAACGGTTACCCTTACCTGGCTCAAAG ATTGTGCTTCACGCGGGCTCTCTCCAAAGGATCTCTTGGAGCCTTCACTCTGGTGGAGCGGCCCGACCTGGCTGACTGAAGAAGCCGAGTGCCCCTTCAAAGAGGACTCTCCGTCGCCGCCATCGCCGTTACCAGACGAGCGTTTGCAGATACACGCTACCACCGTTGACCCTGAAGAGGGTCAGGACACACCTCTGCTGCAGCGCTTTTCAAAGCTACATCGCCTGCTGCGGATGACCGCTTGGTGCTGTCGTTGGCTTGAGGCGATCAGAACACGACACACTTCATCTTTTTCAG GAGGTTCGTTGCCGAGACGCAGTTTGCTGGTGAAGCTGATCCCATTCAAGGACGAGCACGGAATCATTCGGGTCGGCGGGCGGCTTAAGCACGCCGTTCTCTACCCTGACAAGCGACATCCTGTGATCCTGCCTCGTGGGTCTCATTTTACAATGCTTGTAATCGAGGCCTGCCACCAGAAGACCTTGCATGGAGGAGTGCAGCTAACCCTGGGACAACTCCGTCAACGATACTGGGTGCCCGGTGGACGCCTCGAGATTCGACGCCTCATTCACCGATGCATTCCCTGCATGCGATGGCGGGTGGCTTCTCCTCAACCTCCAATGAGTAAGCTTCCGAAGTCTAGAGTGCGGCCCTTCACTCACACTGGCGTGGATTATGCGGGACCGGTGCTGGTTCGAACAGCAGCGGGACGAGGTCATAAATCGAAGAAGGTCTTCTTCTGCATCTTCATCTGCCTTGCCACCAGAGCTGTCCATCTCGAGTTGGTGTCCGACTACTCCACGGATGCTTGCATTGCCGTTTTTCGACGGTTCGTCTCACGTCACGGGATGTGTCAGTCAATGTACAGCGACAGAGGTACAAACTTCGTAGGCGCCGATGCTCAACTCCGAGCACTTTTCCAAGCAGCAGTGGAGGACAACCGACAGCTGGTTGAACTTCTAGCAAGCAAGGGCGTCGAATGGAGATTCAATCCTCCGGCCGCTCCTCACTTTGGAG GCCTTATCCGACGACCTGCAGATCTCGCAGCCTTAACTCCAGGACACTTCTTAACAGGTGCTGCGCTAACATCCGTGCCGGAGCCATCTCTTTCCTGTGAGTCTCTCAATCACCTGACACGATGGCAGTGTCTGCAGCGTATGCGTGATGACTTTTGGAACAAATGGTCGAGAGAATACCTGCAAACTCTCAACGCCCGGACAAAGTGGTGGAAACCAAAGATCAACCCTGACGTCGGTGAACTCATTCGCGGAGAACAAACGCCCCGAGTCGTTGGCCTCTGGCACGGATCACGGCTGTACATCCTGGTGACGACAGACAGGTTCGCGTGGTCACCGTTCGGACCACATCTTCCTCATTAA
- the LOC105202634 gene encoding uncharacterized protein LOC105202634, giving the protein MPRISAYGTQVEATCANWPHIRDLQLADPEFMKGDAMELLLGTDVHSAIVEEGLRKGGPRASIAQRTSLGWILSGVVDDAVLSNSSSTHFCQTNAEITELVRRFWSQEEPPSAPLPLTDEDQMCEDLFVSSHSRTPEGRYIVRLPVKSTLPNLYETRRAAVRLLQCMERRFTVNHDF; this is encoded by the coding sequence ATGCCGCGAATCTCTGCATACGGGACGCAAGTGGAGGCCACGTGCGCGAACTGGCCTCACATCCGTGATTTACAGCTCGCAGATCCGGAGTTCATGAAAGGTGATGCGATGGAACTACTTTTGGGCACCGATGTGCATTCCGCGATCGTCGAGGAGGGCCTGCGCAAAGGCGGCCCTCGCGCATCGATCGCACAACGAACTTCGCTGGGCTGGATCCTTTCAGGAGTCGTCGATGATGCTGTGCTGAGCAACTCGTCTTCGACGCATTTCTGCCAAACGAACGCAGAAATCACGGAGCTGGTGCGCCGTTTTTGGAGTCAGGAAGAGCCTCCGAGCGCTCCCCTTCCCCTAACCGATGAGGATCAGATGTGCGAAGATCTTTTCGTTTCCTCGCATAGCAGAACGCCTGAGGGTAGATACATCGTGCGCCTTCCGGTGAAATCCACGCTACCGAATCTCTACGAAACGCGACGAGCGGCGGTACGCTTGCTACAATGCATGGAGCGTCGTTTTACGGTCAACCACGACTTCTAA
- the LOC105202633 gene encoding uncharacterized protein LOC105202633 translates to MSMDTQALIDAQTELYGRIACTEENLKKVGSTRLTQGTVEARLQSLDSNWNKFLSNHDALRTAHKAHPVAASNDYFKENLPERVEEMVNEQRGSLLDMIHTLRDKHGEPGKTLPAAQESSSKRKLPNIELPFFSGRIEDWPAFRDLFVSILSRHPMLADVERLHYLKTRVQGEAEERSKNLPTTSDNFKRAWAILEERYENKRVLVRSYLSTFSKMSRMKTESVTDLKKLVNGMLHRGHSGKHRAKLIDSRSRREWEETTDDLRDPPSFDVLKKFLERRLLALEALQTSSGNACATTSAKSTSLSSQSARANLAQKTKQSQCTLCQKEHYIFHCSDFQKKEPAQKKEFAESNKLCFNCFGNHAVTECPLRKSCAACNARHHSYIHDVCISKASSESTASSSASPTSLHVHQFEEKRAAVLLATARVDITDKYGARHTVRALIDPGSEISIASEALAQLLRLPRLPASVSIFGVGGQQTGTTKG, encoded by the exons ATGAGTATGGACACGCAAGCATTAATCGATGCTCAAACTGAGCTCTACGGCCGCATCGCCTGTACAGAAGAGAATCTGAAGAAAGTAGGTTCAACACGGCTTACACAAGGCACAGTGGAAGCTCGTCTGCAATCTCTGGATTCGAATTGGAACAAGTTCCTGAGCAATCACGACGCGCTCCGGACAGCGCACAAGGCCCATCCCGTTGCAGCCAGCAACGATTATTTTAAGGAGAATCTTCCCGAACGGGTCGAAGAAATGGTCAACGAACAACGAGGCTCCCTCCTTGACATGATACACACACTGCGTGACAAGCACGGCGAGCCAGGAAAAACGCTTCCCGCAGCACAAGAAAGCAGCTCCAAACGAAAGCTTCCAAATATCGAGCTGCCTTTCTTTTCGGGACGAATAGAAGACTGGCCGGCTTTTCGAGATCTTTTCGTCTCGATCCTCTCACGCCACCCTATGCTCGCTGACGTCGAGAGACTCCACTACCTGAAGACTAGAGTGCAAGGTGAAGCCGAAGAGAGAAGCAAAAATCTGCCGACCACCAGTGACAATTTTAAACGAGCATGGGCCATCCTGGAGGAGCGCTACGAAAACAAGCGCGTACTCGTGCGCTCGTATCTCTCAACCTTCTCCAAGATGTCTCGGATGAAGACAGAATCAGTAACCGATCTCAAGAAATTGGTCAACGGCATGTTGCACCGCGGGCACTCTGGAAAACATCGGGCGAAA CTCATAGATTCACGATCCCGACGAGAATGGGAAGAAACCACAGATGACTTGAGAGATCCCCCTTCCTTCGATGTACTCAAGAAGTTTTTGGAGCGTAGGCTGCTCGCGTTGGAAGCTCTTCAAACGTCTTCGGGAAATGCGTGCGCAACGACTTCCGCCAAGTCTACGAGTTTGTCCTCGCAATCGGCTCGTGCGAATTTAGCACAGAAAACGAAGCAGAGCCAATGCACGCTTTGTCAAAAAGAGCATTACATCTTTCATTGTAGTGACTTCCAAAAGAAAGAGCCTGCTCAAAAGAAGGAGTTTGCGGAGAGCAACAAGCTGTGCTTCAACTGCTTCGGCAACCACGCTGTGACAGAGTGTCCATTGCGGAAATCCTGCGCCGCCTGCAACGCACGACATCATAGTTACATTCACGATGTGTGCATCTCCAAGGCCAGTTCCGAATCGACGGCTTCCTCCAGTGCTTCTCCAACGTCGCTTCATGTGCATCAATTCGAGGAAAAGAGAGCCGCAGTTTTGTTGGCCACCGCACGAGTAGACATAACAGATAAGTATGGTGCTCGTCATACAGTTCGTGCGTTAATCGATCCCGGGTCCGAGATTTCAATTGCAAGCGAGGCGCTCGCTCAGCTTCTTCGCCTTCCACGCTTACCCGCCTCAGTGTCAATCTTCGGCGTTGGCGGGCAACAGACCGGGACGACGAAAGGTTGA